One stretch of Plasmodium yoelii strain 17X genome assembly, chromosome: 5 DNA includes these proteins:
- a CDS encoding erythrocyte membrane-associated antigen, putative: MEDIFNKQIINKICFIKDNMNDQITKVTNVMKKKNKNMSCEYKNMLSCKLYHNNSKENYIQKNKVKNSNKDNDDEEKKTKHLYTSRNPKNNYNIRNASIFSIYSKGYGSDSKIYTCKKKKKKKKIKNKNNVKIGMQNDGQNAMQNDGQNEKTITTNSILSEYENCQHNLVKNNNEHFNYDSNGTHDFDKLDNVMYKKKMKQVNKILYNLNYFTQFKSLNLKCSMKKKTHTNKVCVKKNTTKAQDIDDNDDNNNNNPSNFGALNDLSKFKTTNDDDKDGDNDDDKNGDKNGDNDDDKNGDNDDDKNDDDKNGDKNVPKKKIHNDKYFKSLLHIGLKGLLNKKRQKKKKKKKKKKKKKNNNYENIQNNTEITYFENKPTQNTEEINLTIQKNISNIHNHNDIISNHKKHDTNNDNTLIYNNSENPACQNKIINCSEKKNHNVNNIMTKSFLSDHSTSPSNNFIFPSHQNYKYHLSNDIKNVLDTNQKKQINSANINENSFTSLYLPTSNNSYIQNKFQQTDKLYNSNDQHNDINSNYTENEKFLANNKEDLFFSEQKENISPNLIHPINSSNIQQNDETNNNIVKRKKRRRRKKQKKRKEKKNEFEEILEQEKENNNNEMNKIASSTINLPEHGKVKKKHIQLTNFEKVNNEKFSKKNKQSHKNEYTTISKDEFINLKTNKLDTCSNSNNESTIIESFQVQKNEVTKCADRNNRSNSNPNSQKKKKKNIQSNKKKNSQNNTTPITSINIQKNKNHEDENFHERYPQYINNYENNFITPNLNFSPDYLYNNYLNNIFCVQNYNRKYLNEQNEIAMQKQKINLPYYNHNLGYNYYFNNIMSIPINNIEPTHVLRNYQNCGPNYDQNCGPNYDQNCGPNYDQNFSKTINPHNLYYFDRWGNKISLNSQNTLLYNYSKKFYNKKNQILKNKIPNFTYFTNYSLYDRQCSDKYNMTSFNSMENYKMKEKIYCDYDPTINYSFWNINDINNPDSNSNLNEHFTNLYKYNHSHQNGGTKSEKKKKKKLSKKYKKKELQRFQNFHEFQNFQIQSPNFVNSEIKNECSYNCDPNNQNYDNIFNKNKFKFSSIPNYNIPPFSKQHNDISITHKESNYSFFNFENMKNCGNNKSMTQWTYPFPYTNHLFYPTNSIYNNNITNNKYNYNTSSHVVTLHPHMNLFQDKDINLHHSPCNKYIKHNEDSDIEQNQNNSKVETKNINYYEINEKNKLLDNNIPKNNFNYIEKIFPVSNLSKKLRSYSNFILNKSVKKMHNPCIDQIRSISLTYEKKNDKIKNSKIISDKIKNSQIISDKIKNSQIINTARSVSIPPANKTNNNDDDNDDNDDNDDNNNNSDNNNNDLPTNCVINKINACSSPFDASMESHDKLFIFNLLRKTENSLVNILNFANPTKDIVLTKKLFFLSLLKLIKQLFDSNIHIYIVGSSAYGIDSKTSDLDIVIQTNNYSSIYVLQKLYTSINKIKEEKYNTNQNDISASYSYNNNSKENIYDIYDIYNIYNIYNFFKDVEMQLITSARVPILTIKKNNVACDLSVNTNNSIKHTEFFLNILKHYPNLKNVMKLIKLLLKNRTIPSMKQGGLPTILWMMLCIRYCKFPENTNLNHTNKHLFYYPESTISEKNYDIKKYNNCENTSYKYFDQIIDPISYNDHFYDLLLFYQNYLQNKKLNHDEKKTFIFPPNQSNHSTTNQISATQSNISNKKDNLQTDTQTRKQIIHTNSNTNSNTGTKHITSILESNLSNLKNDNNDNNDNALTEQFLNLSYNYVHKFFSENSYNPQNNNKHENEKKDNNKKFKNDEKNRNDKINSLKILQKNSKKIAKYQNIINSKKKQSPLKIKNYLNNLQHNIEEEIQEEHFLYVSPLLYSLFIFYNALNSRKKLMKIININDKNRCYKKNINETNKKLLSSACHGGVWDDLLTLYDPIYSFNYDMFFNKSNNLCTDLMHSNSNGPPYRLRARSTVEPQIGTTNQRKNESDFELKDYNRLTISSSKNFIYQKKQGDNNNDDKIRTALQRNLSKFSNKTQNKYSSRSSSQILRKSPNDQSELYHNLDKQIKNKKNDIKQNINFQFEKNKSLNNWNNLYSYNSLDKNSESEISTINEDSENNSSDKTNVNNYDTYFMENYNNQYDLKCENYSYIQKKYNENLCAPLKECTEQIGNSNQNKPEQARKMLEIINNVHKNNAHPNNVHKNSAHPNNCQDECNLDELIWTQNYNNKYNQNSRIRNNYKNNAFEKLYEHNIDLSSKVSSATWLIYLYELKRASFFINYYIHHMHMLMSFKKLLKDFEQNCDQNLPKKCDQNLQKKCDQNLQKKYDQNLQKKYDQNFKLFQNNKWIVLKREDIWKEDEETTKLLSPKKKNNFENHITLNNGNDNNYDHGHAKLKELPKYYEQVRKNISNEIICSQNFDENISKQKHLKKLKKQKKTLKLIKNMKQILKSIIQNLNYSIIILFEKTKGDIYTLPFRFNSDQNTKDDESKKCAEKNIYPSITSPENEPLLDNDLSNCSTKNYKKIASQNSGKNSDKNSDDSDNNDDSMINTFGLVLIEGKLIFVKFLNVCVDKQNFWNELFLCRRDIKTVMHVKPMDVIFVSNKKKKYLNASKTSSTKITEYDSKHVIVEEMNQNNNKLISFSQKNNKLYRILENNLNTNIPSTNLFKINKSVTNENIYHQLISEQTTSETTSSELNVKKKKKKKKNNQSTFSSVNHDKIYYEQNMLEEDKSKPSKCETYNFKNTQHSGDINFKYALDKNEDENGNEDKNGNENEDEDEDEDEDDETVGSAGTEQIIKDKIKNWNFKKQKRIHKSSNFIYNDKNNYIGILINQNKYRKNIFTKYTNIETESDKENIQIQKKYQTSKNDDNYKFTNNCQDNTKDNILLVNPCNFVTRINVKTIYVSSKHIINQDLKNTIFEKTNFKENDINENLKKKQKKNNSNNIQHNEQTNDDIYSIQIIPRCEIMRYKELIKIMKNSPYYYKVAKKISNINKTPLQQPVSICNFCSTKGIFNINTNHFMFSNIYQDAKIELATIICDIITKKKKKKKKKKKTFTNSDKNKTLNP; this comes from the coding sequence atggaagatatttttaataaacaaattattaataaaatatgttttatcaaAGATAATATGAATGATCAAATAACAAAAGTTACAAAtgtgatgaaaaaaaaaaataaaaatatgtcatgtgaatataaaaatatgctaAGTTGCAAactatatcataataattcTAAAGAAAATTACATTCAGAAAAACAAAGtcaaaaattcaaataaagataatgatgatgaagaaaaGAAAACCAAACATTTATACACATCTAGAAatccaaaaaataattataatatcaGAAATGCTTCAATCTTTAGTATCTATTCAAAGGGATATGGAAGTGACAGCAAAATATACacatgcaaaaaaaaaaaaaaaaaaaaaaaaattaaaaataaaaataacgtAAAAATTGGCATGCAAAATGACGGGCAAAATGCCATGCAAAATGACGGGCAGAATGAAAAGACAATCACTACTAATTCTATACTATCAGAATATGAAAATTGTCAACATAATTTggtcaaaaataataatgagcATTTTAATTATGATAGTAATGGTACTCATGATTTTGATAAATTAGACAATgttatgtataaaaaaaaaatgaaacaagttaataaaatattatataatttaaattattttactcAATTTAAAAGTCTAAATTTAAAATGTtcaatgaaaaaaaaaacacacacTAATAAAGTTTGtgtcaaaaaaaatactacTAAAGCCCAAGATAttgatgataatgatgataataataataacaaccCTTCTAATTTTGGAGCCTTAAATGATCtttcaaaatttaaaaccacaaatgatgatgataaagatggtgataatgatgatgataaaaatggtgataaaaatggtgataatgatgatgataaaaatggtgataatgatgatgataaaaatgatgatgataaaaatggtgATAAAAATGtccccaaaaaaaaaatacataatgataaatattttaagtCCCTTCTTCATATCGGGTTAAAAGgtcttttaaataaaaaaagacaaaaaaaaaaaaaaaaaaaaaaaaaaaaaaaaaaaaaaaaaaataataactatgaaaatatacaaaataacaCTGAAATAacttattttgaaaataaaccAACACAAAATACtgaagaaataaatttaactattcaaaaaaatatttctaatATCCATAATCATAATGATATAATTAGTAACCACAAAAAACATGACacaaataatgataatactttaatttataataatagcgAAAATCCTGCAtgtcaaaataaaattattaactgttcagaaaaaaaaaatcataatgttaataatattatgacCAAATCTTTCCTTTCAGATCATAGTACTTCTCCaagtaataattttatttttccatcccatcaaaattataaatatcatcTGAGcaatgatattaaaaatgtgttggatacaaatcaaaaaaaacaaataaattctgcaaatattaatgaaaatagttTTACTTCATTATATTTACCTACCTCTAATAATTCATacatacaaaataaatttcaACAAACAGATAAATTATACAATTCCAATGATCAGCATAATGACATTAATAGTAATTACacagaaaatgaaaaatttcTAGCCAATAATAAGGaggatttatttttttctgaacaaaaagaaaatatatcccCTAATTTAATTCATCCTATAAATTCGTCAAATATTCAACAAAATGatgaaacaaataataacatcgtgaaaagaaaaaaacgaCGACGAAGgaagaaacaaaaaaagaggaaagaaaaaaaaaatgaatttgaAGAAATATTAGAACAAGagaaagaaaataataacaatgaaatgaacaaaatagcTAGTTCGACAATAAATTTACCTGAACATGGtaaggtaaaaaaaaaacacatcCAACTTACTAATTTTGAAAAggtaaataatgaaaaattttcaaaaaaaaacaaacaatcTCACAAAAATGAATACACAACCATATCCAAagatgaatttataaatttgaaaaCAAATAAACTTGACACATGTAGTAATTCTAATAATGAAAGTACAATTATAGAATCATTCCAAgttcaaaaaaatgaagtaaCCAAATGTGCCGATAGAAATAATCGATCTAACAGTAACCCAAAtagccaaaaaaaaaaaaaaaaaaatattcaaagtaacaaaaaaaaaaacagccAAAATAATACAACACCCATTACTAGTATAAACATtcagaaaaataaaaatcatgAAGATGAAAATTTCCATGAAAGATATCCTCAATACATAAATAACTacgaaaataattttattactcCAAATCTAAACTTTTCACCAGATTATTTAtacaataattatttaaataacatattttgtgtgcaaaattataatagaaaatatttgaatgaacaaaatgaaatagCCAtgcaaaaacaaaaaatcaATCTACCATATTACAATCATAATTTAggatataattattattttaacaaTATTATGTCTATACCCATTAATAACATTGAACCAACTCATGTGCTAcgaaattatcaaaattgtGGTCCAAATTATGATCAAAATTGTGGTCCAAATTATGATCAAAATTGTGGTCCAAATTATGATCAAAATTTTAGTAAAACTATAAATccacataatttatattacttTGATAGATGGGGAAATAAAATTTCTCTTAATTCACAAAATAcactattatataattattccaaaaaattttataataaaaaaaaccaaattttgaaaaataaaattcctAATTTTACTTATTTTACCAATTATAGTCTATATGATAGACAATGTTccgataaatataatatgacCTCATTTAATTCAATGGAAAATTAcaaaatgaaagaaaaaatttattGTGATTATGATCCGACCATAAATTATTCATTTTGGAATATAAACGACATTAACAATCCTGATTCGAATTCAAATTTGAATGAACATTTTACCAAcctttataaatataaccATAGTCATCAAAATGGGGGTActaaaagtgaaaaaaaaaaaaaaaaaaaattatcaaaaaagtataaaaaaaaagagctTCAAAGGTTTCAAAATTTTCACGAGtttcaaaattttcaaattCAGTCCCCAAATTTTGTAAATAGCGAAATCAAGAATGAATGCTCTTATAATTGTGACCCAAATAACCAAAActatgataatatttttaacaaaaataaattcaaattttCATCTATACCCAACTATAATATCCCACCCTTTTCAAAACAACATAATGACATCTCTATTACACATAAAGAATCAAattattccttttttaattttgaaaatatgaaaaattgtggaaataataaatctaTGACACAATGGACCTATCCATTTCCGTATACAAATCATCTATTCTATCCTACCAACTCTATTTATAACAACAAcataacaaataataaatataattataatacttCTTCACATGTAGTTACTTTGCATCCACACATGAATTTATTTCAAgataaagatataaatttACACCATTCTCCTtgcaataaatatataaaacataacGAAGATTCTGATATCGAACAGaatcaaaataattcaaaagtagaaacaaaaaatataaattattatgaaataaatgaaaaaaataaactctTAGATAATAACAtaccaaaaaataatttcaactatatcgaaaaaatatttcCGGTTTCAAATTTGTCCAAAAAACTAAGATCTTATTCTAATttcattttaaataaaagtgtcaaaaaaatgcataatcCTTGTATTGATCAAATTCGATCAATAAGTTTgacatatgaaaaaaaaaatgataaaataaaaaatagcaaaataataagtgataaaataaaaaatagccAAATAATAagtgataaaataaaaaatagccaaataataaatactGCTAGATCTGTTTCCATACCTCCAGCTAATAAAACCAACAATAATGACGATGATAACGATGATAACGATGATAACGatgataataacaataacagtgataataataataatgacttGCCGACTAATTgtgtaataaataaaataaatgcgTGCAGCTCACCATTTGATGCATCTATGGAAAGTCatgataaattatttatatttaatttgttaCGGAAAACTGAAAATAGTTtagtaaatatattaaattttgcTAACCCTACTAAAGATATtgtattaacaaaaaaattattttttttatcattattaaaattaataaaacaattatttGATTctaatattcatatatatatagtcgGATCTAGTGCATATGGTATTGATTCTAAAACAAGCGATTTAGACATTGTCATACAAACAAATAACTATTCTAGTATATATGTTCTTCAAAAATTATACACttctataaataaaataaaagaggaaaaatataatacaaatcAAAATGATATTTCAGCTAGCTATTCTTACAATAACAACtctaaagaaaatatttatgatatttatgatatttataatatttataatatttataatttttttaaagatgTCGAAATGCAACTTATTACATCTGCTAGAGTTCCTATTCtcacaattaaaaaaaataatgtggCATGTGACTTATCGgttaatacaaataattcTATAAAACATactgaattttttttaaatatattaaaacattatcctaatttaaaaaatgttatgaaacttataaaactattattaaaaaacagAACCATTCCATCTATGAAACAAGGTGGGTTACCAACTATTTTATGGATGATGCTTTGTATACGTTATTGTAAATTTCCagaaaatacaaatttaaatcatacaaataaacatttattttattatcctGAATCTACTATttctgaaaaaaattatgatataaaaaaatataacaattgTGAAAATACctcttataaatattttgaccAAATAATTGATCCTATATCCTATAACGAtcatttttatgatttattattattttatcaaaattatttacaaaataaaaaattgaatcatgacgaaaaaaaaacatttatcTTTCCCCCAAATCAATCTAACCATTCTACAACTAACCAAATATCCGCGACACAATCAAACATctcaaataaaaaagacaATCTTCAAACTGATACACAAACCCGCAAACAAATAATACACACAAATTCTAACACAAATTCTAACACCGGCACTAAACACATTACATCTATTCTAGAATCAAATCTGtccaatttaaaaaatgataataatgataataacgACAATGCCCTTACCGAACAGTTTCTGAACTTGTCATATAATTATGTccataaatttttttcagAAAATTCGTACAACcctcaaaataataataaacatgaaaatgaaaaaaaagacaataataaaaaatttaaaaatgatgaaaaaaatcggaatgacaaaataaattctctaaaaattttacaaaaaaatagtaaaaaaattgcaaaatatcaaaatataataaatagtaaaaaaaaacaatcacctttaaaaataaaaaattatttaaataatcttCAACATAATATAGAAGAAGAAATACAAGAagaacattttttatatgtatccccacttttatattcattatttattttttataatgctTTAAATTCacgaaaaaaattaatgaaaattattaatataaatgataaaaatagatgttataaaaaaaatattaatgaaacaaataaaaaacttTTATCATCTGCATGTCATGGAGGTGTATGGGACGATTTACTTACTCTTTATGATCCGATATATAGTTTTAATTATGatatgttttttaataaatcaaataatttatgcaCCGATTTAATGCACTCAAATTCTAACGGACCACCTTATAGACTACGCGCTAGAAGCACTGTAGAACCTCAAATAGGAACTACGAATCAAAGAAAAAACGAAAGCGATTTCGAATTAAAAGATTATAATAGACTCACTATCTCATCttctaaaaattttatttatcaaaaaaaacaaggtgataataataatgatgataaaattcGAACAGCACTTCAAAGAAATCTATCCAAATTCTCAAATAAAAcgcaaaataaatattcaagTCGAAGTTCGAGTCAAATTTTGAGGAAATCACCAAATGATCAATCTGAgctttatcataatttagacaaacaaataaaaaataaaaaaaatgatattaaacaaaatataaattttcaatttgaaaaaaataaatcattaaataattggaataatttatattcttaCAACTCTTTGGATAAAAATAGCGAATCCGAAATAAGCACAATAAATGAAGATTCTGAAAATAATTCGAGCGATAAAacaaatgtaaataattatgatacttattttatggaaaattataataatcaatatgatttaaaatgtgaaaattattcatatatacaaaaaaaatacaatgaAAATCTGTGTGCACCTTTAAAAGAGTGTACTGAGCAAATTGGAAATAGTAATCAAAATAAACCTGAACAGGCAAGGAAAATGttggaaataataaacaatgttcataaaaataatgcacACCCAAATAATGTTCATAAAAATAGTGCCCACCCAAATAATTGCCAAGATGAATGCAATTTAGATGAACTTATATGGActcaaaattataacaataaatacAATCAAAATTCTCGAATTAGGAATAACTACAAAAATAATGCTTTTGAAAAATTGTATGAACATAATATTGATTTATCAAGCAAGGTGAGTAGTGCAACTTggttaatttatttatacgaATTAAAACGGGCcagtttttttattaactatTATATTCACCACATGCACATGCTCATGTCATTTAAAAAGCTACTCAAAGATTTCGAACAAAATTGTGACCAAAACCTCCCAAAAAAATGTGACCAAAACCtccaaaaaaaatgtgaCCAAAACctccaaaaaaaatatgaccaAAACctccaaaaaaaatatgaccaAAACTTCAAGTTGTTCCAAAACAACAAATGGATTGTTCTAAAGAGGGAAGACATTTGGAAGGAAGATGAAGAAACAACCAAACTACTAtccccaaaaaaaaaaaataacttcGAAAATCATATCACACTAAACAATggaaatgataataattatgaCCATGGACATGCAAAATTAAAAGAACTTCCtaaatattatgaacaagtcagaaaaaatatatcaaatgaaataatatgttctcaaaattttgatgaaaatatatctaaacaaaaacatttaaagaagctaaaaaaacaaaaaaaaactttaaaacttataaaaaatatgaaacaaattttaaaatcaataattcaaaatttaaattattctataattattttgttcgAAAAAACAAAAGGTGATATATACACACTACCATTCCGTTTTAATTCAGACCAAAATACGAAAGATGATGAAAGTAAAAAATGtgcagaaaaaaatatttacccTAGTATAACCTCACCAGAAAATGAACCACTTCTCGACAACGACTTATCCAACTGTTCTACtaagaattataaaaaaatagctagTCAAAATAGTGGTAAAAATAGTGATAAAAATAGTGATGatagtgataataatgatgatagcATGATTAACACATTTGGGTTGGTGTTAATTGAAGGCAAacttatttttgttaaatttttaaatgtgTGTGTTGATAAACAAAATTTCTGgaatgaattatttttatgtagaAGAGACATAAAAACGGTTATGCATGTAAAACCTATGGACGTTATTTTtgtttcaaataaaaaaaaaaaatatttaaatgctTCTAAAACAAGCTCTACAAAAATTACAGAATATGACTCCAAACATGTAATAGTCGAGGAAATGAAtcaaaacaataataaactAATATCTTTttcccaaaaaaataataaattatatcgAATacttgaaaataatttaaacacAAATATTCCTTCTACAaatttattcaaaataaataaatcagtcacaaatgaaaatatttatcatcaATTAATATCTGAACAAACAACTAGCGAAACTACCTCTAGTGAGcttaatgtaaaaaaaaaaaaaaaaaaaaaaaaaaataatcaaagCACTTTCTCATCAGTAAACcatgataaaatatattatgaacaaaatatgcTTGAGGAAGATAAATCAAAACCATCAAAATGTGAAACATACAATTTTAAGAATACACAACATTCAGgtgatataaattttaaatacgCATTGGACaaaaatgaagatgaaaatggaaatgaagataaaaatggaaatgaaaatgaagatgaaGATGAAGATGAAGATGAAGATGACGAAACTGTAGGAAGTGCAGGTACTGAGCAAAttataaaagataaaattaaaaactggaattttaaaaaacaaaaacgaATACATAAATCcagtaattttatttataacgataaaaataattatatcggtattttaataaatcaaaataaatatagaaaaaatattttcaccaaatatacaaatatcgAAACAGAATCAGATAAggaaaatatacaaattcaaaaaaaatatcaaacaTCAAAAAATGacgataattataaatttaccAATAATTGTCAAGACAATACTAAAGATAACATTCTTCTTGTAAACCCATGCAATTTTGTAACTCGGATAAATGTGAAAACTATTTATGTTTCTAGtaaacatattattaatcaagatttaaaaaataccatatttgaaaaaacaaattttaaagaaaatgatattaatgaaaacttaaaaaaaaaacaaaaaaaaaataattcaaacaATATTCAACATAACGAACAAACAaatgatgatatatattCCATACAAATTATTCCAAGATGTGAAATAATGAGATATAAAGAATTAatcaaaattatgaaaaatagtccatattattataaagttgcaaaaaaaatttcaaatattaataaaactCCTCTTCAACAACCTGTATCTATTTGTAATTTCTGTTCAACAAAaggaatatttaatataaacacaaatcattttatgttttctaatatatatcaagATGCTAAAATAGAATTAGCTACAATTATATGTGACAtcattacaaaaaaaaaaaaaaaaaaaaaaaaaaaaaaaaaaaccttTACGAACAGtgacaaaaataaaacccTAAACCCTTAA